The following are encoded together in the Coffea arabica cultivar ET-39 chromosome 1c, Coffea Arabica ET-39 HiFi, whole genome shotgun sequence genome:
- the LOC113729185 gene encoding telomere repeat-binding protein 5-like, with protein MVLQKRLDYGFNGYQVPPTPRAARSARRRGINRRITDDSQMCAFDLLATLAGKLLLEGESSPSSTDMGSSGKDQYEASKSLAKEGMLEENKHVSNFSNQDCSDRSFIVSELVLQAPSLNNCPKELAHTQNDACSGPTSAITTSECSEKVGSAERLLSDQSNFQHGKADIELFGCRVSPGCKLDGEKKRQIKVEPNDLKLSICARDDICNSESPIAWDRKPSCLVSSDESVKSLSRDHIPSGSLPHNRENVNLVTRDDDENSSGCTQPSTVNNAFRPSSHIGDRRIRKLLASKYWKVTPNLKDGEHFKTVMSSDADMKYVHHDGKNGFKRQRSQRDFPFKKRKLYHCSSLSNLDGDICTDEMYNSPGKFSNRDACASMLPKVTGPSISGASEHAAFKSKDSQVKLKIKSFRVPEFFIEIPETATVGSLKKTVMEAVTAILSGELRVGVLLQGKKIRDDNKTLLQTGISHDNKLDALGFTLEPNLSQAPPPVSLEDHPFLLSCDSPQPLSRYPPTPSTTANAALLRGTSDASPDPPGTNLSNLVESDHDSAPSPPEMSLEKSTVDSRALVAVPAMNVEALSVVPMRKSKRSEAAQRRIRRPFSVSEVEALVQAVEKLGTGRWRDVKLRAFDNAKHRTYVDLKDKWKTLVHTARISPQQRRGEPVPQELLDRVLTAHAYWSQQQVKPQFKQQSEACRLLST; from the exons ATGGTGTTGCAGAAAAGGTTAGACTATGGATTTAATGGTTATCAGGTGCCTCCCACTCCTCGAGCAGCTAGATCAGCCAGg AGAAGGGGTATAAACAGAAGAATAACTGATGATAGCCAGATGTGTGCATTTGACTTGTTGGCTACTTTAGCTGGCAAGCTACTCTTGGAGGGGGAAAGCTCTCCTAGTTCTACGGATATGGGTAGTAGTGGTAAAGATCAATATGAAGCTAGCAAAAGTTTGGCTAAGGAGGGAATGCTGGAAGAAAATAAGCATGTCAGCAACTTTTCTAATCAGGACTGTAGCGATAGGAGTTTCATTGTTTCTGAGCTAGTCTTACAGGCTCCCAGTTTGAATAACTGTCCGAAGGAGCTTGCACACACTCAAAATGATGCTTGTTCAGGACCAACATCCGCAATAACAACTTCTGAGTGCTCTGAGAAGGTTGGATCTGCTGAACGTTTACTTAGTGATCAAAGCAATTTTCAACATGGAAAAGCAGATATTGAGCTGTTTGGTTGCAGGGTTTCTCCTGGTTGTAAATTAGATggtgaaaaaaaaagacagataAAGGTTGAGCCAAATGATTTGAAGTTGTCAATTTGTGCAAGGGATGACATTTGCAATTCTGAGTCTCCCATAGCTTGGGACAGAAAACCTTCCTGTCTTGTGAGCTCAGATGAGAGTGTGAAATCCTTGTCCAGGGACCATATACCTAGTGGGTCTCTCCCCCACAACCGGGAGAATGTAAATTTAGTTACTAGAGATGATGACGAAAACTCTTCTGGGTGTACCCAACCCAGCACTGTAAATAATGCCTTCAGGCCATCATCCCATATTGGAGATCGAAGAATCCGTAAATTACTGGCATCTAAATATTGGAAAGTAACCCCAAACCTGAAGGATGGGGAACATTTTAAAACTG TGATGTCATCAGATGCTGACATGAAGTATGTTCATCACGATGGGAAGAATGGTTTCAAGCGCCAAAGATCTCAAAGGGATTTCCCATTTAAAAAGAGGAAGCTGTATCATTGCAGTTCATTATCCAACTTGGATGGAGACATTTGTACTGATGAAATGTATAATTCACCGGGGAAATTCTCTAATAGAGATGCTTGTGCTTCGATGTTGCCAAAAG TAACAGGGCCATCAATTTCTGGAGCAAGTGAACATGCAGCATTCAAGTCTAAGGACTCCCAAG TTAAGCTAAAGATCAAGTCTTTCAGGGTTCCAGAATTCTTTATCGAGATTCCAGAAACTGCAACTGTTGGTTCTTTGAAG AAAACAGTTATGGAGGCAGTTACTGCAATACTTAGCGGTGAATTGCGTGTTGGTGTACTTCTTCAGGGTAAGAAGATCAGAGATGATAACAAAACTTTATTGCAGACTGGAATTTCCCATGATAACAAGCTAGATGCTCTGGGTTTTACCTTGGAGCCAAACCTTTCTCAAGCTCCCCCACCTGTCTCTCTAGAAGATCACCCATTTCTACTTTCTTGTGATAGCCCACAACCACTATCAAG GTATCCACCTACTCCAAGTACAACTGCTAATGCTGCACTGCTTCGGGGGACTTCAGATGCCTCGCCAGATCCTCCAGGAACAAATTTGAGCAACTTGGTTGAAAGTGATCATGATTCGGCTCCCTCCCCTCCTGAAATGTCATTGGAGAAAAGCACAGTGGATTCTAGAGCATTAGTTGCTGTTCCAGCTATGAACGTGGAGGCCCTAAGTGTGGTTCCTATGCGGAAGTCGAAGCGATCGGAGGCTGCACAGCGTCGCATTCGTAGACCATTCTCTGTTTCTGAAGTTGAAGCTCTAGTGCAGGCTGTTGAGAAGCTTGGCACGGGAAG ATGGCGTGATGTTAAGTTGCGAGCTTTTGACAATGCCAAACACAGAACTTATGTTGATCTGAAG GATAAGTGGAAAACACTGGTGCACACAGCAAGAATATCTCCTCAACAAAGGAGAGGCGAGCCTGTGCCCCAGGAGCTGTTGGACAGAGTCCTGACTGCCCATGCTTACTGGTCACAGCAGCAAGTCAAGCCACAGTTCAAACAGCAATCTGAGGCTTGCCGCCTTCTGAGTACCTAA